A genomic region of Aureimonas populi contains the following coding sequences:
- a CDS encoding AzlC family ABC transporter permease, whose protein sequence is MIDRRSELPPPEQDDLRWFLKGARGIFSAPAMILVLSMIGFAGLARDAGISWTHASFMTFAIWALPAKIILVGAITAGASLPATALAVGLSSVRLMPMVVSLVPRLRAPRTRTRTLLILSHFVAITCWVFAMERIDRVPRESRVPFFAGFAITLTVVNTVVVALLFNLMGQLPGLVTGALAFLTPAYFLMSLFGSSRETTGWLGLLTGMALLPPANWLFPQFDILVAGIVGGILAYVGGRAIDRRRAGA, encoded by the coding sequence ATGATCGACCGACGCAGCGAACTTCCTCCACCCGAACAGGACGACCTGCGCTGGTTCCTCAAGGGCGCGCGGGGCATTTTCAGCGCACCGGCGATGATCCTTGTCCTCTCCATGATCGGCTTTGCGGGTCTGGCCCGAGACGCGGGAATCTCCTGGACTCACGCCTCGTTCATGACCTTCGCCATCTGGGCGCTGCCGGCCAAGATCATCCTCGTCGGGGCCATCACGGCCGGTGCCTCGCTGCCGGCCACGGCGCTGGCGGTGGGCTTGTCCTCCGTGCGCCTGATGCCGATGGTGGTTTCCTTAGTGCCGCGCCTGCGGGCGCCGCGCACGCGCACGCGGACCTTGCTCATCCTGTCGCATTTCGTCGCGATCACCTGCTGGGTCTTCGCGATGGAGCGGATCGACCGTGTGCCACGCGAAAGCCGCGTGCCCTTTTTCGCCGGCTTCGCCATTACCCTGACGGTCGTCAACACCGTGGTCGTGGCGCTGCTGTTTAACCTGATGGGCCAGCTTCCCGGGCTCGTGACCGGCGCGTTGGCCTTCCTGACGCCGGCCTATTTCCTGATGTCGCTCTTCGGCTCGTCGCGCGAGACGACGGGGTGGCTGGGCCTCCTCACCGGTATGGCGCTCCTGCCTCCGGCCAACTGGCTGTTCCCGCAATTCGATATTCTCGTCGCGGGGATCGTGGGCGGCATCCTGGCCTATGTCGGGGGGCGGGCCATCGACAGGCGCAGGGCAGGGGCATGA
- a CDS encoding AzlD domain-containing protein, with the protein MSDWTFYALPDPWWPFLFIILAGWLPTDIWRYLGVLSSGNLSESSPVLQLVRSIATALVAAVIARLVLYPTGSLALLPDAVRVGAMAGGFLAFLLLRRSIVLGLVVAELILIGGAWVTGAV; encoded by the coding sequence ATGAGCGACTGGACCTTCTACGCCCTGCCGGACCCCTGGTGGCCCTTCCTCTTCATCATTCTCGCCGGCTGGCTGCCCACCGATATCTGGCGTTATCTCGGCGTGCTCTCCTCGGGTAATCTTTCGGAGAGCTCGCCGGTCCTGCAACTGGTGCGATCCATAGCCACGGCTCTTGTCGCGGCTGTCATCGCGAGGCTGGTCCTCTATCCCACCGGCTCGCTGGCTCTGCTGCCCGATGCGGTGCGCGTCGGCGCCATGGCGGGGGGCTTCCTCGCCTTCCTTCTCCTTCGCCGTTCCATCGTCCTCGGCCTTGTCGTCGCCGAGCTGATCCTGATCGGCGGCGCGTGGGTGACGGGAGCGGTTTGA
- a CDS encoding HIT family protein, with protein MPESPYDDTNIFARILRGEIPSETLFETDEAIAIMDAMPQSRGHCLVIPKAPSRNLLDASDETLAALLPQVARLARAAKAAFKADGVSIAQFNEAPAGQTVFHLHVHVIPRYENVPLSSHSGEMADRTVLAEQAALIREALRAL; from the coding sequence ATGCCCGAGAGCCCTTACGACGACACGAACATCTTCGCCAGGATTCTGCGCGGCGAGATTCCGAGCGAGACGCTGTTCGAGACCGACGAGGCCATCGCCATCATGGACGCGATGCCGCAATCGAGGGGCCACTGCCTCGTCATCCCCAAGGCGCCGTCCCGCAATCTTCTCGATGCATCGGACGAGACGCTCGCCGCCCTCCTGCCGCAGGTTGCCCGCCTCGCCCGTGCGGCCAAGGCGGCTTTCAAGGCCGACGGCGTGTCCATCGCCCAGTTCAACGAGGCGCCGGCCGGGCAGACGGTGTTCCACCTGCATGTCCATGTCATTCCGCGCTATGAGAATGTGCCCCTGAGCTCGCATTCCGGCGAGATGGCAGACCGGACCGTTCTGGCCGAACAGGCCGCGCTCATCCGCGAGGCGCTTCGAGCCCTCTGA
- a CDS encoding GNAT family N-acetyltransferase: protein MEPETPQDSYATIRVAETISAVPAQAWDALATGPEGLNPFVSHAFLSSLEDSGAATRETGWLPQHLLLDDGNGRVGGAIPAYLKSHSQGEYVFDHGWADAFERAGGRYYPKLQASIPFTPATGPRLLVGWQEGAQARRAALVGGLEAYANQTGVSSAHATFLEPQDRTAMEAAGFLARTDQQFHFVNRGYSSYDDFLATLASRKRKGLKRERREALANDIVVERLSGSSLNEAAWDAFFSFYMDTGSRKWGRPYLNRRLFSLIGERMPQSIVLVMAKRQGRYVAGALNFVGAGRIFGRYWGCSEDHPFLHFELCYHQAIDYAIEHGLRIVEAGAQGEHKLARGYEPTTTHSAHYIAHPGLQRAIADYLERERRDVAHVQEILSAHTPFRKDEDDKER from the coding sequence ATGGAACCAGAGACGCCGCAGGACTCCTACGCCACCATCCGCGTTGCCGAGACGATCTCGGCGGTGCCGGCACAGGCGTGGGACGCGCTCGCGACCGGGCCAGAGGGATTGAATCCGTTCGTCTCGCACGCCTTCCTCTCTTCCCTCGAAGACAGCGGTGCGGCAACACGTGAGACCGGCTGGCTTCCCCAGCACCTTCTGCTCGACGATGGAAACGGGCGGGTCGGCGGTGCGATCCCCGCTTATCTGAAGAGCCACAGCCAGGGCGAATACGTGTTCGATCACGGATGGGCAGATGCGTTCGAGCGGGCGGGCGGGCGCTACTACCCCAAGCTCCAGGCGAGCATTCCTTTCACGCCCGCGACCGGCCCCCGCCTTCTCGTGGGCTGGCAGGAAGGCGCCCAGGCGCGGCGGGCCGCGCTCGTGGGCGGGCTGGAGGCGTATGCGAACCAGACCGGCGTATCCTCGGCCCACGCGACCTTCCTCGAGCCACAGGATCGCACAGCCATGGAAGCGGCCGGCTTCCTCGCCCGCACCGATCAGCAGTTCCACTTCGTCAATCGCGGCTATTCCAGCTACGATGACTTCCTGGCAACGCTGGCCTCCCGCAAGCGGAAGGGCCTGAAGCGCGAGCGGCGGGAGGCGCTGGCGAACGATATCGTCGTCGAGCGCCTCTCCGGCTCGTCGCTGAACGAGGCGGCCTGGGACGCCTTCTTCTCCTTCTACATGGACACCGGAAGCCGGAAGTGGGGGCGCCCCTATCTGAACCGCCGGCTTTTCAGCCTTATCGGCGAACGAATGCCGCAGAGCATCGTCCTCGTCATGGCCAAGCGGCAGGGACGGTATGTCGCCGGGGCGCTGAACTTCGTGGGCGCGGGACGCATCTTCGGGCGCTATTGGGGCTGCTCGGAGGACCACCCCTTCCTGCATTTCGAGCTCTGCTACCATCAGGCGATCGATTACGCGATCGAGCACGGATTGCGGATCGTTGAAGCGGGCGCGCAGGGCGAGCACAAGCTGGCGCGGGGCTATGAGCCGACCACGACCCATTCGGCGCATTACATCGCCCATCCCGGTCTTCAGCGCGCGATCGCCGACTATCTGGAGCGAGAGCGCCGCGACGTCGCGCATGTGCAGGAGATTTTGTCCGCGCACACGCCTTTCAGGAAAGACGAGGACGACAAGGAGCGCTAA
- a CDS encoding glycerophosphodiester phosphodiesterase: MSVQRDIGWLTSRPIAHRGLHDEAKGIHENSISAFRAAIDAGYAIECDVRLSADGVPVVFHDDALSRMTGTGGRVIERTARELGALQLKGGGDHVPRLSELLDLVDGQVPLVVELKGTSPEEDAGFAGALEPLVEAYRGPLALMSFDSWLIEQATAFSDRVPVGLTAEGTREDNFSQHRRLLDGRCSFVSYNLHHLPNPFVEWVRQETRLPVISWTVRSPSDAERSELHADQITFEGFIPRT, from the coding sequence ATGAGCGTTCAACGGGATATCGGCTGGCTCACGAGCCGGCCTATCGCACATCGCGGCCTGCACGACGAAGCCAAGGGTATCCACGAAAACTCGATCTCCGCGTTCCGCGCGGCGATCGACGCGGGATATGCCATCGAATGTGACGTGCGCCTTTCGGCGGACGGCGTTCCGGTCGTTTTCCACGACGACGCCCTGTCACGCATGACGGGCACCGGCGGGCGCGTGATCGAGCGCACGGCTCGGGAGCTTGGCGCCCTGCAACTGAAAGGCGGCGGAGACCACGTGCCGAGGCTGTCCGAACTTCTCGACCTCGTGGACGGCCAGGTGCCCCTCGTGGTGGAGCTGAAGGGCACGTCACCGGAGGAGGACGCTGGATTCGCGGGCGCGCTGGAGCCGCTGGTGGAAGCCTATCGCGGCCCGCTTGCGCTCATGTCGTTCGATTCATGGCTGATCGAGCAGGCCACGGCGTTTTCCGACCGGGTGCCGGTAGGGCTGACGGCGGAGGGAACGCGGGAGGACAATTTCAGCCAGCATCGGCGCCTGCTGGACGGACGCTGCTCCTTTGTCTCCTACAATCTCCATCACTTGCCCAATCCGTTTGTGGAATGGGTGAGGCAGGAGACGAGGCTGCCCGTCATCAGTTGGACCGTCCGCTCCCCCTCGGATGCCGAGCGCAGCGAGTTGCATGCCGACCAGATCACCTTCGAGGGCTTTATCCCGAGGACGTGA
- a CDS encoding RidA family protein: MTETIQSRLAAQGITLPQAAAAAANYVPFVRMGNLLQTSGQLPLDGGAVAVSGKVGGPVSLEDGQRAAKFCAINILAQAQAALDGDLEKIGRLLKLTVFVASEPSFTEQHKVANGASDFLVEILGEKGRHARSAVGVPALPLDAAVEIEALFEIA, encoded by the coding sequence ATGACCGAGACCATCCAGTCCCGCCTCGCCGCCCAGGGGATCACCCTGCCCCAGGCGGCTGCCGCGGCTGCCAATTACGTCCCCTTCGTGCGGATGGGCAACCTTCTTCAGACATCCGGCCAGCTTCCGCTGGACGGCGGGGCCGTAGCGGTCAGCGGCAAGGTGGGCGGTCCGGTCTCGCTGGAGGACGGGCAGCGGGCGGCGAAATTCTGCGCGATCAACATCCTGGCCCAGGCCCAGGCGGCCCTGGACGGGGACCTGGAGAAGATCGGCCGTCTCCTCAAGCTGACGGTGTTCGTGGCGAGCGAGCCGAGCTTCACCGAGCAGCACAAGGTCGCAAACGGCGCGTCGGACTTCCTGGTCGAGATTCTCGGCGAAAAGGGCCGCCATGCGCGCTCGGCCGTCGGCGTGCCCGCGCTTCCTCTCGACGCCGCCGTCGAGATCGAGGCGCTTTTCGAGATCGCCTGA
- a CDS encoding EipB family protein yields MITRLQWRHVGFVPLLLAGSATAFAVPLAPHKAIYDLSLSSQTEDLVSVEGRIAMDLTMETCGRYDLDYRFVARFGQEGEQTLTDQRTRASEAADGASFEFETYTYVDGAEQNRIQGTAQTRDERTQVQMALPVERGFELPPAYFPLGHTAALIRKAMQGERIVQMNLFDGDDQGDKELTTTAILSPLGASQAAGFEGLRGWRVDESYFNADSDADGLPIFHTRYTLYENGVTDEIYMDFGEYALEGSLSELTLGAMPAGCR; encoded by the coding sequence ATGATTACACGGCTTCAATGGCGCCATGTCGGCTTCGTCCCGCTCCTCCTTGCCGGCTCGGCTACAGCTTTTGCCGTTCCGCTCGCGCCGCACAAGGCCATTTACGACCTTTCCCTCTCTTCCCAGACGGAAGACCTCGTCAGCGTCGAGGGTCGGATCGCCATGGATCTGACCATGGAAACCTGCGGGCGCTACGATCTGGACTATCGTTTCGTCGCCCGCTTCGGGCAGGAGGGCGAGCAGACGCTCACCGACCAGAGGACGCGGGCGAGCGAGGCCGCGGACGGAGCGAGCTTCGAGTTCGAGACCTATACCTATGTGGACGGGGCGGAGCAGAATCGGATCCAGGGAACGGCACAGACCCGCGACGAGCGCACGCAAGTCCAGATGGCGCTGCCGGTGGAGCGGGGATTCGAGTTGCCGCCCGCCTATTTTCCCCTCGGCCATACCGCCGCTTTGATCCGCAAGGCGATGCAGGGCGAGCGCATCGTGCAGATGAATCTGTTCGACGGGGATGACCAGGGCGACAAGGAGTTGACGACGACGGCGATCCTCTCGCCCCTCGGCGCCTCGCAGGCCGCCGGGTTCGAGGGGCTGCGCGGCTGGCGGGTCGACGAATCCTACTTCAACGCCGATTCCGATGCCGACGGCCTGCCGATTTTCCACACCCGGTACACCCTGTACGAAAACGGCGTAACGGACGAAATCTACATGGATTTCGGGGAGTACGCGCTGGAGGGATCGCTCAGCGAACTCACGCTGGGCGCCATGCCGGCGGGCTGTCGCTGA
- the rpsB gene encoding 30S ribosomal protein S2 — protein sequence MALPDYSMRQLLEAGVHFGHQTHRWNPKMAPYIFGARNNIHILDLAQTVPMLHRALQAVSDSVARGGRVLFVGTKRQASEIVADAANRSAQYYVNARWLGGMLTNWKTISNSIQRLRKLDELLAGDAQGFTKKERLTLQRERDKLDRALGGIKDMGGVPDMIFIIDTNKESIAIEEAKRLGIPVVAVVDSNCNPDPIDYPIPGNDDAARAISLYCDLIARAAVDGIARQQGDMGVDIGALEEAPVEAALEEGEAPEATAEGDAQSAAA from the coding sequence ATGGCTCTGCCTGATTATTCCATGCGCCAGCTTCTCGAGGCGGGCGTGCACTTCGGCCACCAGACCCACCGCTGGAACCCGAAGATGGCGCCCTATATCTTCGGTGCACGCAACAACATCCACATTCTCGACCTCGCCCAGACGGTGCCGATGCTTCATCGCGCGCTTCAGGCTGTGTCCGATTCCGTCGCGCGCGGTGGCCGCGTGCTCTTCGTGGGCACCAAGCGGCAGGCGTCCGAGATCGTCGCGGATGCGGCGAACCGTTCGGCGCAGTATTATGTCAACGCCCGTTGGCTCGGCGGCATGCTGACCAACTGGAAGACCATCTCCAACTCGATCCAGCGCCTGCGCAAGCTGGACGAGTTGCTGGCCGGCGATGCCCAGGGCTTCACCAAGAAGGAGCGCCTGACGCTGCAGCGCGAGCGCGACAAGCTGGACCGTGCGCTCGGCGGCATCAAGGACATGGGCGGCGTGCCGGACATGATCTTCATCATCGACACCAACAAGGAGTCGATCGCGATCGAGGAGGCCAAGCGCCTCGGCATTCCGGTCGTCGCGGTGGTGGACTCGAACTGCAACCCCGACCCGATCGACTACCCGATCCCGGGCAATGACGACGCGGCTCGCGCCATCTCGCTCTATTGCGACCTGATCGCCCGTGCGGCGGTCGACGGCATCGCCCGCCAGCAGGGCGACATGGGCGTCGATATCGGTGCGCTGGAAGAAGCGCCGGTCGAGGCGGCCCTTGAGGAGGGCGAGGCTCCCGAGGCGACGGCAGAGGGTGACGCGCAGTCCGCCGCGGCCTGA
- the tsf gene encoding translation elongation factor Ts codes for MTISASMVKELREKTGAGMMDCKTALAETNGDMEAAIDWLRAKGIAKADKKSGRTAAEGLVAVASAGTKAIVVEVNSETDFVARNDAFQALVREIAEAGLATDGTVEAVGAATHSGSGKPVVDTIKDAIATIGENMSLRRSAMLSVGQGAVATYVHNQVAEGLGKMGVLVALESAGDAAALVAFGRQVAMHVAATNPLALTDSQIDAATVEREKAVFSEQARQSGKPENIIEKMVEGRMRKFYEEVVLLKQNFVLNPDLTVEKALQEAEKDFGAPAKIVGFARFALGEGIEREESDFAAEVAAAAGKK; via the coding sequence ATGACGATTTCCGCCTCCATGGTGAAGGAACTGCGCGAGAAGACCGGCGCAGGGATGATGGACTGCAAGACTGCGCTGGCCGAGACCAACGGCGACATGGAAGCGGCCATCGACTGGCTGCGCGCAAAGGGCATCGCGAAGGCCGACAAGAAGTCGGGCCGCACGGCGGCCGAGGGCCTGGTGGCCGTTGCCTCCGCCGGCACCAAGGCCATCGTCGTGGAAGTGAATTCCGAGACCGACTTCGTCGCCCGCAACGATGCTTTCCAGGCACTGGTGCGTGAGATTGCCGAGGCGGGCCTTGCGACGGACGGCACGGTCGAGGCTGTCGGTGCGGCGACGCATTCCGGCAGCGGCAAGCCTGTGGTCGATACCATCAAGGACGCCATCGCGACGATCGGCGAGAACATGAGCCTGCGCCGCTCGGCCATGTTGTCGGTCGGGCAGGGCGCGGTCGCGACCTACGTGCACAACCAGGTTGCCGAGGGTCTGGGCAAGATGGGCGTGCTCGTGGCGCTGGAATCGGCTGGCGACGCGGCTGCCCTTGTGGCTTTCGGCCGCCAGGTCGCGATGCATGTCGCGGCGACGAACCCGCTGGCACTGACCGATTCGCAGATCGACGCGGCGACGGTCGAGCGCGAGAAGGCCGTCTTCTCCGAGCAGGCCCGCCAGTCCGGCAAGCCCGAAAACATCATCGAGAAGATGGTGGAGGGCCGTATGCGTAAGTTCTACGAGGAGGTCGTGCTCCTGAAGCAGAACTTCGTCCTCAATCCCGACCTGACCGTCGAGAAGGCGTTGCAGGAAGCGGAGAAGGATTTTGGCGCTCCGGCCAAGATCGTCGGCTTCGCCCGCTTCGCGCTGGGTGAGGGCATCGAGCGCGAGGAAAGCGACTTCGCGGCAGAGGTCGCGGCGGCCGCCGGCAAGAAGTAA
- the pyrH gene encoding UMP kinase, with the protein MAGDLRFKRVLLKVSGEALMGAQGFGIDVAVADRIASDIGEARRLGVDISIVIGGGNIFRGVAVASKGGDRVTGDQMGMLATVINALALRTSLAKIGIDAVVLSAVAMPEICESFSQLVALAHAEKGRVVIFAGGTGNPFFTTDSAAALRAAEMGVDALFKGTQVDGIYSADPKQDASATRYERLTHDDVLRQGLAVMDVAAVALARENKIPIVVFSIHEEGEFGRILSGGGRSTIVSD; encoded by the coding sequence ATGGCAGGCGACCTGCGCTTCAAGCGCGTGCTCTTGAAGGTCTCGGGCGAAGCGCTGATGGGCGCGCAAGGTTTCGGCATCGACGTGGCCGTGGCCGACCGGATCGCATCCGACATCGGCGAGGCGCGTCGGCTCGGTGTGGATATTTCCATCGTGATCGGCGGGGGCAACATCTTTCGCGGCGTGGCCGTCGCCTCGAAGGGCGGCGACCGCGTGACGGGCGACCAGATGGGGATGCTGGCGACCGTCATCAACGCCCTGGCCCTGCGCACCTCCCTGGCCAAGATAGGCATCGACGCCGTCGTGCTCTCGGCCGTCGCCATGCCGGAGATTTGCGAAAGCTTCTCTCAGCTCGTCGCGCTGGCACATGCTGAGAAGGGCCGCGTCGTCATCTTTGCGGGCGGCACCGGAAACCCGTTCTTCACCACCGATTCCGCCGCCGCCCTGCGCGCCGCGGAGATGGGCGTGGACGCGCTTTTCAAGGGCACGCAGGTGGACGGCATCTATAGCGCCGACCCCAAGCAAGACGCGAGCGCGACCCGGTATGAGCGGCTGACGCATGACGATGTCCTTCGCCAGGGCCTTGCCGTCATGGATGTAGCCGCCGTGGCCCTTGCCCGCGAAAACAAGATACCGATCGTCGTCTTCTCCATCCATGAGGAAGGCGAATTCGGGCGCATCCTCTCCGGGGGCGGGCGCTCGACGATCGTCTCAGACTGA
- the frr gene encoding ribosome recycling factor, whose translation MASIDLNELKRRMEGAITSFKGDLAGLRTGRASASLLDPITVDAYGSQMSISQVANISVPEARMLSVSVWDKSMVGAVERAIRDSNLGLSPVSDGTTLRISLPELNEQRRKELVKVAHQYGESARVAARHVRRDGMDALKKMEKDGDLGQDESRQTADKVQKMTDETIAEIDKMLAVKEAEIMQV comes from the coding sequence ATGGCCTCAATCGACCTCAACGAGCTCAAGCGCCGGATGGAAGGCGCGATCACGTCGTTCAAGGGCGACCTCGCCGGTCTGCGCACCGGCCGCGCCTCGGCCAGCCTTCTCGACCCCATCACGGTGGACGCCTACGGCTCGCAGATGTCGATCAGCCAGGTCGCCAACATCTCGGTGCCCGAAGCGCGTATGCTCTCTGTCTCCGTCTGGGACAAGTCGATGGTCGGGGCCGTCGAGCGCGCCATCCGCGATTCCAATCTTGGTCTCAGCCCGGTGTCGGACGGCACGACGCTGCGCATTTCCTTGCCGGAGTTGAACGAGCAGCGCCGCAAGGAGCTCGTCAAGGTTGCGCACCAATATGGCGAGAGCGCGCGTGTCGCGGCGCGCCATGTGCGGCGCGACGGCATGGACGCTTTGAAGAAAATGGAGAAAGATGGCGACCTCGGCCAGGACGAGAGCCGCCAGACTGCCGACAAGGTTCAGAAGATGACCGACGAGACCATCGCCGAGATCGACAAGATGCTTGCCGTCAAGGAAGCTGAAATCATGCAGGTATAG
- a CDS encoding isoprenyl transferase, with the protein MDGNGRWAEARGLPRAAGHRRGVEAVREAVRAAGEFGISYLTLFAFSSENWSRPAEEVRDLMGLLKLFIRRDLAELHREGVQVRVIGARENLAPDIRSLLEEAENLTRDNTRMTVVIAFNYGARDEVARAVRRIAEKVASGDVSIESLGPETLDEHLDTAGIPDPDLIIRTSGELRLSNFLLWQAAYSEFAFLTCLWPDFDRKAFREALDDYGTRERRFGGLSRDIAS; encoded by the coding sequence ATGGACGGCAACGGCCGCTGGGCCGAGGCCCGTGGTCTGCCGCGCGCCGCCGGCCACCGCCGCGGCGTCGAGGCCGTGCGCGAGGCCGTGCGCGCGGCCGGGGAATTCGGCATTTCCTATCTGACGCTGTTCGCCTTTTCTTCGGAAAACTGGAGCCGGCCGGCCGAAGAGGTCCGCGACCTCATGGGCCTCCTGAAGCTCTTCATACGGCGCGATCTGGCCGAACTTCACCGCGAGGGGGTGCAGGTGCGCGTCATCGGGGCGCGGGAAAATCTGGCCCCCGACATCCGTTCTCTGTTGGAGGAGGCGGAGAACCTGACGCGGGACAACACCCGCATGACGGTCGTCATCGCTTTCAACTACGGTGCCCGGGACGAGGTGGCGCGGGCAGTCCGGCGCATTGCGGAAAAGGTCGCGAGCGGTGATGTGTCGATTGAATCGCTCGGACCCGAAACGCTCGACGAGCATCTCGACACGGCGGGAATCCCGGACCCGGACCTGATCATCCGCACCAGCGGCGAACTGCGCCTTTCCAATTTCCTTCTTTGGCAGGCGGCCTACTCGGAGTTCGCCTTCCTCACATGTCTGTGGCCCGACTTCGACCGCAAGGCCTTCCGCGAGGCACTTGACGACTACGGCACGCGCGAACGCCGCTTCGGTGGCCTTTCGCGCGACATCGCTTCCTGA
- a CDS encoding phosphatidate cytidylyltransferase, protein MGLGIGRIVATQSWSDLKSRLISAVILGLFVLAIALLGGWPFRVLCCVASVIVFDEWARMTRAKRAGPIYIFARRALLAALLAFLLGFELVSLVIVLAALVFIVVIDRNERKADWVAGGLVYSAAAGLAPGILRGDDIEGLAALGLVIGVVWATDIFAYFFGRTFGGPKLMPLVSPKKTMSGALGGLAAGVAFGWLYSYLVAGDVTFWILVLSALLSVVGQAGDLFESWVKRRFGVKDSGRLIPGHGGLMDRIDALIVATASLWLVALLSRGLDEPALAIFSL, encoded by the coding sequence ATGGGTCTGGGCATCGGAAGAATCGTCGCGACGCAATCCTGGAGCGACCTGAAGTCGCGTCTGATCTCGGCGGTGATCCTCGGCCTGTTCGTGCTGGCCATCGCCTTGCTCGGAGGCTGGCCGTTCCGCGTGCTCTGCTGCGTGGCCTCGGTCATTGTCTTCGACGAATGGGCGCGGATGACGCGCGCCAAGCGCGCCGGCCCGATCTATATCTTCGCCCGGCGCGCGCTCCTGGCCGCCCTTCTGGCGTTCCTGCTTGGCTTCGAGCTGGTCTCGCTCGTCATCGTGCTGGCCGCCCTTGTCTTCATCGTGGTCATCGACCGGAACGAACGCAAGGCGGATTGGGTGGCAGGAGGCCTTGTCTATTCCGCCGCTGCCGGCCTGGCGCCGGGGATCCTTCGCGGGGACGACATCGAGGGGCTTGCCGCGCTCGGTCTGGTGATCGGCGTTGTCTGGGCGACGGACATCTTCGCCTACTTCTTCGGTCGCACCTTCGGTGGTCCGAAGCTGATGCCGCTCGTCTCCCCCAAGAAGACGATGTCCGGCGCACTCGGCGGCCTCGCGGCGGGCGTCGCCTTCGGCTGGCTTTACAGCTATCTCGTGGCCGGCGACGTGACCTTCTGGATTCTCGTTTTGTCGGCGCTGCTGTCCGTTGTCGGGCAGGCGGGCGACCTTTTCGAGTCTTGGGTCAAGCGGCGTTTCGGCGTAAAGGATTCGGGTCGCCTGATCCCGGGCCATGGCGGCTTGATGGACCGGATCGATGCGCTGATCGTGGCGACGGCCTCGCTATGGCTGGTCGCCCTGCTGTCGCGCGGCCTCGACGAGCCGGCGCTCGCCATTTTTTCGCTCTAG
- the rseP gene encoding RIP metalloprotease RseP, translated as MDFIGALGDGIWSTAIGTILPFLFVLTVIVFFHELGHYLVGRWSGIRIMAFSVGFGPEILGFNDRHGTRWKLCAIPLGGYVKFLGDENAASVPDQAAIGRMSPAERAGAFHTASLPRRAATVAAGPVANFILAIAIFAGVAYVNGRVVGDPVVAEVQADSPAAQAGLMPGDRILAADGQTIAYFSDFQRHVSTRANIPIAVTVERNGSPVELTVTPEERTQTDNFGNEFQVPVIGVVANDASSSFRVEELSLGQSLAFGASQTWFVTERTVHFIGGIFTGSQPSDQIGGPIRIAQISGQAATMGFAPLLNLAALLSISIGLLNLLPIPMLDGGHLLFYAAEAVRGRPLSERVQEIGFRIGLALVMGLMIFAFWNDLSSLT; from the coding sequence ATGGATTTCATCGGCGCGCTCGGCGACGGTATCTGGAGCACGGCCATCGGCACGATCCTGCCATTCCTCTTCGTCCTGACAGTCATCGTCTTCTTCCACGAACTCGGCCACTATCTGGTGGGGCGCTGGAGCGGCATTCGCATCATGGCCTTTTCGGTCGGATTCGGGCCCGAGATTCTCGGCTTCAACGATCGTCACGGAACGCGCTGGAAGCTGTGCGCCATACCGCTCGGCGGTTATGTCAAATTCCTGGGAGACGAGAACGCGGCGAGCGTGCCCGACCAGGCGGCCATCGGGCGAATGTCGCCCGCCGAGCGTGCCGGCGCGTTCCACACTGCCAGCCTGCCGCGTCGGGCCGCTACCGTTGCGGCGGGGCCGGTCGCCAATTTCATCCTGGCCATCGCGATCTTCGCCGGTGTTGCCTATGTGAACGGCCGCGTGGTCGGCGATCCGGTGGTCGCGGAGGTGCAGGCGGACTCGCCTGCTGCACAGGCAGGGCTCATGCCCGGCGACCGGATCCTGGCGGCGGACGGCCAGACGATTGCCTATTTCTCGGACTTCCAGCGTCATGTCTCCACGCGCGCCAACATCCCCATCGCCGTCACGGTCGAGCGGAACGGGAGCCCTGTCGAACTGACGGTCACGCCCGAAGAGCGGACGCAGACGGACAATTTCGGCAATGAATTCCAGGTCCCGGTCATCGGTGTCGTTGCCAACGACGCCTCTTCGTCCTTCCGCGTCGAGGAGCTTTCGCTGGGCCAGTCCCTGGCCTTCGGAGCGTCCCAGACATGGTTCGTCACCGAGCGGACTGTGCATTTCATCGGGGGGATTTTCACTGGTTCCCAACCGAGCGACCAGATCGGCGGGCCCATCCGTATCGCGCAGATTTCCGGCCAGGCGGCGACCATGGGCTTTGCCCCGCTGCTGAACCTTGCGGCTCTCCTGTCGATCTCCATCGGCCTGCTCAACCTCCTGCCGATTCCGATGCTGGACGGCGGCCATCTCCTTTTCTACGCCGCCGAAGCGGTGCGGGGGCGCCCGCTCAGCGAGCGCGTTCAGGAAATCGGATTCAGGATCGGTCTCGCCTTGGTGATGGGTCTCATGATATTCGCCTTCTGGAACGATCTTTCGAGTCTCACCTGA